One part of the Anopheles coustani chromosome 2, idAnoCousDA_361_x.2, whole genome shotgun sequence genome encodes these proteins:
- the LOC131265831 gene encoding 1-acyl-sn-glycerol-3-phosphate acyltransferase alpha-like: protein MVECFMCSVAWVIKWYLYACAACFGIFVLLTIFSKLGQRGNKFKYYSKYGMIYFATQSFTTLFAPFSLLRPRNIDNSRIITMVIARCSKILGITWELRNAQVLRQAKGAIVLANHQSSMDILGMMILWDLLRNVVPIAKLELLFLFPFGPSAWLAGVQFINRKNRPSAMKTFDRCKRMMTEDGAKMYIYPEGTRYPERGMLPFKKGAFHTAIEAQVPIIPVVFTHMYFIQSKKHIFDDGHVIVDALEPIPTKGLTKNDLDQLIERTRNAMLARYEELNREVDAGLKDPRWVAVDRPRVKVYEGKKTN, encoded by the exons ATGGTCGAGTGTTTCATGTGCAGCGTAG CATGGGTCATTAAATGGTACCTCTACGCGTGTGCGGCCTGTTTCGGTATCTTCGTGTTGCTGACCATCTTCTCCAAGCTTGGCCAGCGGGGAAACAAATTCAAGTACTACAGCAAGTATGGCATGATCTACTTTGCCACCCAATCCTTCACGACACTCTTCGCGCCGTTTTCCCTACTGCGGCCACGTAACATCGACAATAGCCG AATCATCACCATGGTGATTGCACGCTGTTCGAAGATTCTCGGCATCACGTGGGAGCTGCGCAATGCACAGGTTCTTCGCCAGGCGAAAGGCGCCATCGTTCTCGCGAACCATCAATCGTCGATGGATATATTAG GTATGATGATCCTCTGGGACCTTCTCCGAAATGTGGTACCCATTGCCAAGCTGGAGCTGCTCTTCCTCTTCCCCTTCGGACCATCCGCTTGGCTTGCCGGCGTTCAGTTCATCAATCGCAAGAACCGTCCCTCAGCCATGAAGACGTTTGATCGCTGCAAGCGTATGATGACGGAGGATGGAGCCAAGATGTACATCTACCCCGAGGGCACCCGGTATCCCGAGCGGGGCATGCTCCCATTCAAGAAGGGTGCCTTCCATACGGCCATCGAGGCGCAGGTACCGATCATCCCGGTCGTTTTCACGCACATGTACTTTATCCAGTCGAAGAAGCACATCTTCGACGACGGGCACGTGATTGTCGATGCGCTCGAGCCGATACCGACCAAGGGGCTGACGAAGAACGACCTGGACCAGTTGATCGAACGGACAAGGAATGCTATGCTGGCGCGCTACGAAGAGCTCAACCGGGAGGTCGACGCAGGGCTGAAGGATCCCCGGTGGGTTGCGGTCGATCGACCGAGGGTTAAGGTGTACGAAGGTAAGAAGACGAACTGA
- the LOC131261944 gene encoding protein obstructor-E: MFSSGKIATAIVLCTTVLIYHAQSQSCPEKNGRFPVSDQCDAYIECVDGEPNRQLCPDGLLFNDKASVFAYPCQYPIDVDCGSRTRTQPAIPTEDCPHQFGYYKVGDRANCGQFKNCAGGTAYVLDCPIGLAFNSATYQCDWADLVEDCDAEAFLGFRCPPQAQGLVQPVRFFRAPDDCRKFFLCVDDRPRLNFCGPDQAFNELINACDGVANVTGCA; encoded by the exons atgTTCTCGAGTGGGAAGATCGCGACGGCGATCGTGCTCTGTACAACGGTGCTGATCTATCATG CACAAAGCCAATCTTGCCCGGAGAAGAATGGCCGCTTTCCCGTCTCGGATCAGTGTGACGCATACATCGAGTGTGTG GATGGAGAACCGAATCGACAACTCTGCCCGGACGGTCTGCTGTTCAACGACAAGGCATCGGTCTTCGCCTACCCGTGCCAGTACCCGATCGACGTAGACTGCGGTAGCCGCACGCGCACCCAACCGGCCATTCCGACGGAGGACTGCCCGCACCAGTTCGGCTACTACAAGGTCGGCGATCGGGCCAACTGCGGACAGTTTAAGAACTGTGCCGGTGGGACGGCGTATGTGCTCGATTGCCCGATCGGGTTGGCCTTCAACTCGGCCACCTATCAGTGCGACTGGGCCGACCTGGTGGAGGACTGCGATGCCGAGGCGTTCCTCGGATTCCGATGCCCCCCGCAGGCGCAAGGACTTGTCCAGCCGGTGCGCTTCTTCCGTGCGCCGGACGATTGCCGGAAGTTCTTCCTGTGCGTGGACGATAGGCCGAGGCTGAACTTCTGCGGCCCGGATCAGGCGTTCAACGAACTCATTAACGCGTGCGATGGAGTTGCCAACGTGACCGGGTGTGCTTAG
- the LOC131262603 gene encoding zinc finger protein 467-like: protein MTSECQKDSQSRQLCRLCLGHEQELLDIFDVQHAHTDSLTDRINEFLQLKILQCDNLPKWICKQCLDKIDDFTSFREQCKLNERKLLLDLRAGVAECLPEGNHPEDVESSDDEETEMIVIDPFQDYESSNQSLPQHDETAYGGENGTSLLSTGAALNEQERLASDAEGDEEDLNGSLAEEEEEDDDEEDNKCDTFPKDATNGLPHGGGSTNSTPQKTVVYTCKYCDVAFADSSACQLHEMQDHDLLAPFACQYCAYKTAIRLSLISHIREMHQNPRPYICVICNKGFPRRSDLKKHTFVHTGVRPFACDQCGKSFSRNTNLTKHMRIHSGLKPHGCELCPRSFANRADLVRHQKTHSGHGSQFSCARCGNIYARKDKLYSHQQLCFSQMLAGHDAPTVDGLLSAGGSMLQSNNSDFPMAPFSLHFGSQIPFEQMLMENPVPSELLSDPVMANFPSISQPPTLPPAPPPPPPLITSPSPPSSKIFNCTECPKRFLSETSLRVHQTTHSAEDTGRAYECPHCQSQFLNKREFERHLMTHADVKPFGCTSCNKKFSRKDKLHRHERVHQRERQSFECPTCAAKFQRKGALASHLKIHCTGAFVPGGFFTPSTPVATTTAAAPFPFNVVREQQQQFGQLPPEHSMLYMFGNDVAAPDSSRM, encoded by the exons ATGACCAGTGAATGCCAGAAGGACAGTCAAAGCAGGCAGCTTTGCCGGCTTTGTCTGGGGCACGAGCAAGAATTGTTGGATATCTTCGATGTGCAGCACGCCCACACAGATTCCTTGACCGATCGAATAAACGAATTTCTCCAACTGAAG ATTCTTCAGTGCGACAACCTTCCGAAATGGATATGTAAGCAATGCCTGGACAAAATAGACGATTTTACCAGCTTTAGGGAACAGTGCAAGTTGAACGAGCGCAAACTTCTGCTCGATCTGAGAGCAGGTGTTGCGGAATGCTTGCCGGAAGGCAACCATCCGGAGGATGTCGAATCGTCGGACGACGAAGAAACGGAAATGATCGTAATCGACCCGTTTCAAGATTACGAAAGTTCCAATCAAAGTCTTCCACAGCACGATGAAACGGCGTACGGCGGGGAAAATGGAACCTCCCTTCTGTCCACCGGTGCGGCACTCAACGAACAGGAACGGTTGGCAAGTGATGCGGAAggtgatgaagaagatctCAACGGTTCGCTCGCcgaagaggaggaagaggatgatgatgaggaggaCAACAAATGTGATACATTCCCGAAGGACGCAACAAATGGCTTACCGCACGGAGGCGGCAGTACGAATTCGACCCCGCAGAAGACCGTCGTTTATACGTGCAAATACTGTGACGTGGCGTTTGCGGATTCTTCCGCCTGTCAGCTGCACGAGATGCAGGACCACGATCTGCTGGCACCGTTTGCCTGTCAGTACTGTGCCTACAAGACCGCCATACGTCTGTCGCTGATTTCACACATCCGCGAAATGCACCAGAACCCACGGCCGTACATCTGCGTCATATGCAATAAGGGATTCCCGCGGCGGTCCGATCTGAAAAAGCACACATTCGTGCACACCGGCGTCCGTCCGTTCGCTTGCGATCAGTGTGGGAAGAGCTTTTCGCGCAATACGAATCTCACCAAGCATATGCGCATCCATTCGGGGTTGAAACCGCACGGGTGTGAACTTTGTCCCCGATCGTTTGCAAACCGAGCGGACCTGGTGCGCCACCAGAAGACCCATTCCGGGCACGGTAGCCAGTTTTCGTGCGCCCGGTGCGGAAATATCTACGCCCGGAAGGACAAGCTCTACAGCCACCAGCAGCTATGCTTTAGCCAAATGTTAGCTGGCCACGATGCGCCGACGGTCGATGGTCTTCTGTCAGCTGGAGGCAGTATGTTGCAATCGAACAACTCGGACTTCCCGATGGCTCCGTTCTCACTTCATTTCGGCTCACAAATCCCCTTCGAGCAGATGCTGATGGAAAATCCCGTCCCATCGGAGCTCCTTAGTGATCCAGTGATGGCGAATTTCCCGAGTATCTCTCAACCGCCCACTCTACCACcagcacctccaccaccaccaccgctgaTCACCTCTCCTTCGCCACCGTCCAGCAAAATTTTCAACTGCACCGAATGCCCGAAACGGTTCCTCAGCGAAACGAGTCTCCGCGTGCATCAGACGACCCATTCGGCGGAGGACACAGGGCGGGCGTACGAGTGCCCCCATTGCCAGAGTCAGTTCCTCAACAAACGCGAATTCGAGCGCCATCTCATGACCCACGCGGACGTCAAACCATTCGGCTGTACATCGTGCAATAAGAAGTTTTCACGCAAGGACAAACTGCACCGCCACGAGCGGGTTCACCAGCGCGAGCGGCAATCCTTCGAGTGTCCCACCTGTGCGGCCAAATTCCAACGCAAAGGCGCCCTGGCCTCGCATCTGAAGATTCACTGTACGGGTGCTTTCGTGCCCGGTGGTTTTTTCACACCGTCGACCCCGGTGGCCACGACCACGGCGGCGGCACCATTTCCATTCAATGTGGTCcgtgagcagcagcagcagttcggCCAGCTGCCGCCGGAACATTCCATGCTGTATATGTTCGGTAATGATGTGGCGGCCCCCGATTCCAGTCGAATGTGA